ACTTGTCGGTATTACAGCAGGTGCTAATGAGGTTTCTTTTGTAGGTTCAATTATTATAGGGATATTAAGTGGGATAATAATGATTTTAGCAGTGGAGTTTGTTGATACGAAACTAAAAATTGATGATCCGGTAGGTGCAATATCAGTACATGGGGTATGTGGAACTTTTGGTACTATTGCCATTGGAATATTTTCTACAGATGGAGGATTATTATATGGTGGAGGATTTAGTGTTTTGGGTTCGCAGATTATAGGGATATTAATCTGTGGTGTAACTTCTATAGTTTTAGCTTTCATAACATTTGGACTGATTAAGGTAACAATAGGATTGAGAGTTAGGGAACATACGGAAGTCAATGGTCTAGATAATATAGAGCATGGGATTTCGGCTTACATAAATTTATAGTTAGAGATATAGAGAAAGATAACTATATTTATAAGTAAAAGGGAGGATTATATATATGGATAAAATGACTAAGATCGAGATAATTACCAGAACATCAAAACTTGAAGAGTTAAAAGACGCTCTTCATGATATAGGTATAACAGGTATGACGGTAACACAGGTTCTAGGATGTGGTATGCAAAAGGGGATAACTGAAACATATAGAGGGGTACCACTGACTATTAACCTACTGCCGAAAGTAAAAGTAGAGATGGTTGTTTGCGAAGTACCGGTTGATGATGTCATTGCAACGGCAAAGAAAGTATTGAAAACAGGACAGATTGGAGACGGAAAAATATTTTTATATCCTGTTGAAAATGTAATTAAAATCAGAACTGGGGAAGAAGGAGTTAGGGCATTATAATAAAAAAAATAAAGAATTAGGTGGGTTATTATAGAGGGGCTTACTACGTAATACATTTTGTTTATTATTATGGTATTCATTGTAAATAAAAATGTATTATGAGATAGTCCCTCAACATATAGATTAAATAGTAGTATGGGCATATTCTGATAATAAAAGTTTTCCGTTTTTGTTATCTAATACTTTACCATTTTCTAGGGATGTAATACCATTTACTATTACATAATCTATGCCTTCACAATTTTGTCTTGGATTTTCGTATGTTGCTTTGTCTTTGATTTTATTTATATCAAATATAACAATATCAGCCTGATAACCTTCTCTTAACAAGCCTCTATCGTTTAGATTAATTCTTTTAGCTGGTAAATATGTACATTTCTGAACTGCTTTTTCTATCGTTAATATAGGTTCTTCTCTGACATATTTGGAAAATAGTCTAGGGTAAGTACCATATAATCTAGGGTGGGGATTACCTTCGTTTAGATATATGGAATCTGATATTATAAATGAGTAATCTAAGCTTATTATTTTTTTAACATCTTCTTCACTCATATGGAAGAATACCATAGAAACTTTACCATTTTCTTCTATTAATAAGTTAATGGCACATTCGTCTGGTTCTTCACCACGTATTTTTGCAATTTCTTCTATACTTTTTCCAATACAGTATTTATTTTTTGGGGTATTAACGTCAACAATTACTACTGAATTCCATCCAGTAGAATATACAAGATTATCCCAATCAGATGTATCTTTTGCTAATTCGTCTTTAATTTTATTTCGTGTAATAGTGTTTTTTAAGCGGTTTAGAAATTGGTCTACACCACCTTCGACAGCCCACGGAGGCATTACACTGCTAAGCGTTGTGGAACCAGCAGTATAAGGATATACATCACAGGTAACATCTTGACCTTTACTTCTAGCTGTTTCAATAAGATCAATTGCTTCATCAATCGCTGTACCCCAATTGTTTTTCCCTGCACATTTGAAATGACTTATATTAACGGGAACGCCGGTTTTTTTACCTATTTCTATTATTTCTTTTACTGAAGATACTAGACTGTTACCTTCACCTCTAATATGAGCAGTTACAACTGTATTATAATTTTTTAAGCAAGATATAATATTGACAAGTTCATCGGTAGTATGAAGAGTATCTGGCATATACATTAATCCAAGTGATAAACCTAAGGCACCGGAATTAATTGCTTCTAATAAAGAACTTCTCATTTTTTTAATGTCTTCTTTAGTTAGGTTTTCTTTATCAAATCCTTTTAAAGCTATCCTTAATGATGAATTACCGACTAAACCTCCGATATTATGCATATATTTTTTGTTTTTTAACATATCAATATATTCATCGTAACTATTCCATGTAAAAGGTATATCGAATGTTCCTAAAAAAGGGGAACTATATTCGTTTAGTAAATTTAATGTTTTATTGTTAATAGGGGCAATGGAAAAGCCACAATTTCCATATATCTCTGTAGTTACTCCTTGTTGGATTTTTATATCACATAGGTTACAGCTTGCAGCACGTAAATCAGAGTGGCTGTGTATATCTATAAATCCAGGGGACACAATTTTGTTTTCTGCATCTATAATTTTTTTGGACTGAGCATCTATGGAGTCTTGAATTTTGACTATTTTGCCATCTTTTACTGCTATATCTCCAGTGAATTTCTTGTTTCCTGTTCCATCTACTATAGTACCGTGTTTTATTAATATATCGTACAACTAGTACACCATCCCTCTTGCTGAAACCATTTTTTTATCAATAATATTATTGTTACTGACAAAGGCTAATTCATTATGAAGATTAATGGTTGTACATACGTGGTTAGGGATAATTGAAATAGTATCTCCTATAGATAGTTCACCGTTATCGTTATCTATTAATATCGTTCCATGTTCTTCAGACAGTCCAGATAAAGTTATATTGTCATAACCGACTACTTTTCCATATCCTTTTAGAAAATATGGGAATTTATCCATAGATGCATCAGTGGAGAATGTTTTGTTTCCACCGTCAATAATAGCTTTACCAAATTTTTGCTTGCTTACTATAGTTGACAATACTCTTGCTGCGCAATCTTTTTCTTCGCAGACATTAAGGTTAACAAGCATTTGATCATTAAATACATAAGTGCCAGGTCTTACTTCTGTAACACCTTCTACCATACATGCATATTTTGCAGTAGGTGTTGAGCCAACACTAATATCTTTTATATCAAAACCTTTTTTTCTGAGTCTATTTGCTAAATCTACCATCATGTTGGATTCTTCATATCCAGCGTTCTTAGCATCTCTAGTAACTTCGCCATTATAGATTAGACCTTTGAATGTGAATATACCAGTAATATTTATATTAGAAAAACCTGCTATATTATCAAAAAATGATTCAACTTTTTGATATTCTACACCAGACCTACCCATTCCAGTATCAATTTCTACTCTTAGTTCAAGAATTTGATTATCTTCTTTTGCGTATTTATCAAGTTGTTTTATTGCATATATACTTTCAGTACCAACGATTAGTCTAATTTTTTTATTTAACTTAAGTAGTCTTTTGATTTTATCTTCACCAATAATTGGATAAGCAATAAATATATCATCAATACCAGCATCAGCCATTACTTCTGCTTCTCCTATTTTTGCGACAGATATTCCAACTGCACCAGCTTCGATTTGCATTTTTGCTATATCTGGTATTTTATGAGTTTTTATATGAGGACGTAATGAGCAAGAGTTATTGGAAACTAACTCTTGCATCTTATGTATGTTATTTTTCATTATGTCATAATCTATGATTACTTTAGGAGTATCTATTTTCATTTTTCATACCTCCGATTATTCTTCTATTTCAAAGATTCCTTCTATTTCAACTGCAAGTCCACCAGGTAGTTCGTTTGTTCCAATAGCAGAGCGAGCATGTTGACCTTTATCCCCAAATACATCTACAAGGAACTGTGATGCACCATTCATAACTTGTGGCTGATCAGCAAAACCTTCAGCACTAGCTACAAAACCTAAAATTTTAACTACATTCTTAATTTTATTCAAGTCACCAGTGTAAGCATGTAGACAACTTAACATATTTAAACATGCTCCTTTTGCAGCTTCTTTACCTTGTTCAATAGTTAAATCTTTTCCTACTTTTCCTGCAATTGTAGGAATTCCATCTTTAGTTGCACCTTGTCCTGCTGTAAATAATAAGTTACCTACTCTTTTAACTGGTGTGTATACTCCTCCAAGTGGTGGAGCTTTAGGTAATTCAATGTTCATTTTCTTTAGATTTTCATATACGTTCATAATTTTTTCCTCCTGTGTTTAATTTATTTGTTTGTTTATATGTTTACATATATGTATTATATAAACTTCTAATTACTAATTCTTTTTTCATAGTATTAATGTTTATATCTATGTCCTCTTTTGATATTGTAATAATTTTTTCCCTGTTAGGAATTAGATCAAAATAATTATCACTAAGAACAACGTCAGTATTTATAAAATCAACTTCTACATATTTTGCGAATGCATTAGTAGTAAATGTTAAATTATATTCTTCATTAGTTTCAGTTATGTCAACTTTGATTTGTGGGTCTTTCATATTAAAATGTTTATATTTTGTGAATAAGATAGTTCCGTATTTTTCTACTTTCCCATCAGTAACTAATTCATAATAAAGATAAGTATTTCTCTCTTTATCTTTGGTATCAATATATTTTTCAAAATCCATTTCACATATCTTTTGAGCTGATAATGAATCAACATTTACATTAAAGCTGTCAGATACTACGATTTTATC
This DNA window, taken from Vallitalea longa, encodes the following:
- a CDS encoding N-acyl-D-amino-acid deacylase family protein, which encodes MYDILIKHGTIVDGTGNKKFTGDIAVKDGKIVKIQDSIDAQSKKIIDAENKIVSPGFIDIHSHSDLRAASCNLCDIKIQQGVTTEIYGNCGFSIAPINNKTLNLLNEYSSPFLGTFDIPFTWNSYDEYIDMLKNKKYMHNIGGLVGNSSLRIALKGFDKENLTKEDIKKMRSSLLEAINSGALGLSLGLMYMPDTLHTTDELVNIISCLKNYNTVVTAHIRGEGNSLVSSVKEIIEIGKKTGVPVNISHFKCAGKNNWGTAIDEAIDLIETARSKGQDVTCDVYPYTAGSTTLSSVMPPWAVEGGVDQFLNRLKNTITRNKIKDELAKDTSDWDNLVYSTGWNSVVIVDVNTPKNKYCIGKSIEEIAKIRGEEPDECAINLLIEENGKVSMVFFHMSEEDVKKIISLDYSFIISDSIYLNEGNPHPRLYGTYPRLFSKYVREEPILTIEKAVQKCTYLPAKRINLNDRGLLREGYQADIVIFDINKIKDKATYENPRQNCEGIDYVIVNGITSLENGKVLDNKNGKLLLSEYAHTTI
- a CDS encoding alanine racemase, which codes for MKIDTPKVIIDYDIMKNNIHKMQELVSNNSCSLRPHIKTHKIPDIAKMQIEAGAVGISVAKIGEAEVMADAGIDDIFIAYPIIGEDKIKRLLKLNKKIRLIVGTESIYAIKQLDKYAKEDNQILELRVEIDTGMGRSGVEYQKVESFFDNIAGFSNINITGIFTFKGLIYNGEVTRDAKNAGYEESNMMVDLANRLRKKGFDIKDISVGSTPTAKYACMVEGVTEVRPGTYVFNDQMLVNLNVCEEKDCAARVLSTIVSKQKFGKAIIDGGNKTFSTDASMDKFPYFLKGYGKVVGYDNITLSGLSEEHGTILIDNDNGELSIGDTISIIPNHVCTTINLHNELAFVSNNNIIDKKMVSARGMVY
- a CDS encoding RidA family protein; protein product: MNVYENLKKMNIELPKAPPLGGVYTPVKRVGNLLFTAGQGATKDGIPTIAGKVGKDLTIEQGKEAAKGACLNMLSCLHAYTGDLNKIKNVVKILGFVASAEGFADQPQVMNGASQFLVDVFGDKGQHARSAIGTNELPGGLAVEIEGIFEIEE